Proteins found in one Takifugu rubripes chromosome 17, fTakRub1.2, whole genome shotgun sequence genomic segment:
- the epn3b gene encoding epsin-3 isoform X2, with the protein MRGSSVALRRQVKNIVHNYSEAEIKVREATSNDPWGPSSSLMSEIADLTFNVVAFAEVMGMVWKRLNDSGKNWRHVYKALTLLDYLLKTGSERVAQQCCENAFTIQTLRDFQYVDRDGRDQGANVREKARQLVCLLRDEERLHQERSQALKTKERMAGGGSSRGGGSGGGGSGGGGGGGGGGGGSVYGGIPPSYHPGRRTSQPSMAVLYGEELSRSRGSPSSFNSSSSSPRAASDLEQARPQTSGEEELQLQLALAMSREESQKSVMRDLVDIFDPAPQPDDLWDAVKSPGDVTSDPWDSVVHSSTPVNTCWMPPPTSSDTPHPWPPHPDTYKGPWDVEPGRTRQDVSSPRSASPTDTELFRTKVNADPFTAANSMPDPFGEDPLLSPQINGQESSPEMSDLSRLAPPLSAPSARLCRTPEAFLGPTGASLVNLDALIPSNPPTKMHKNPFLSGFSTPSPTNPFHCDHPRLTLNQMRSSSTSPLPPHMVSYSPSLPLPLPPQPSVLPSSLTQPSARTLDLPSNLPRPLLPLSPRSASRSESLAQNHNPFL; encoded by the exons CCCTGCGTCGGCAAGTGAAGAATATTGTGCACAACTACTCCGAAGCGGAAATCAAG GTTCGCGAGGCCACCTCCAACGACCCGTGGGGCCCGTCGTCCTCGCTTATGTCAGAGATTGCGGACCTGACCTTTAATGTAGTGGCGTTTGCTGAGGTCATGGGGATGGTGTGGAAACGGCTCAACGACAGCGGCAAGAACTGGAGGCACGTCTATAAG GCCCTGACTCTGCTGGATTACCTGCTGAAGACGGGCTCAGAGCGAGTGGCTCAGCAATGCTGCGAGAATGCCTTCACCATCCAG ACGCTACGTGACTTTCAGTACGTGGACCGTGACGGTCGAGACCAGGGGGCCAACGTGAGAGAAAAAGCACGCCAGCTGGTGTGTCTCCTCCGGGACGAGGAGCGGCTGCACCAGGAGAGGAGCCAAGCCCTGAAGACCAAAGAGCGCATGGccggggggggcagcagcagaggaggaggcagcggcggcggcggtagcggcggcggcggcggcggcggcggcggcggcggcggcagcgtgTATGGAGGAATACCCCCATCCTATCACCCCGGCAGGCGAACAAGCCAACCCAGCATGGCGGTGCTATATGGGGAGGAGCTCAGTCGCTCCAGAggttctccttcctccttcaaCT CGTCATCCTCATCTCCTCGCGCTGCCTCAGACCTGGAGCAGGCCCGACCTCAGACGAGCggcgaggaggagctgcagctccagctggccCTGGCGATGAGCAGGGAGGAGAGTCAGAAG TCAGTCATGCGTGACCTGGTGGACATATTTGACCCTGCACCTCAGCCCGACGACCTGTGGGATGCCGTAAAGTCGCCCGGCGATGTCACCTCCGACCCCTGGGactctgtag TCCACTCCAGCACTCCTGTCAACACCTGTTGGATGCCACCTCCTACTTCCTCGGACACGCCCCATCCGTGGCCGCCCCACCCTGACACTTACAAAGGCCCCTGGGATGTAGAGCCTGGACGCACACGCCAAGATGTGTCCTCTCCTCGGTCCGCGAGTCCTACAG ATACTGAGCTCTTTAGAACAAAGGTGAATGCTGACCCGTTTACAGCAGCCAATTCTATGCCAGATCCATTTGGGGAAGACCCGCTGCTGAGTCCCCAAATAAATGGACAAGAGTCCAGCCCTGAGATGTCCGACCTCTCCCGGCTGGCGCCCCCTCTCAGTGCCCCATCTGCACGTCTATGTCGAACCCCGGAAGCCTTTCTGGGTCCTACAGGGGCCTCGCTGGTCAATTTAGATGCTCTGATACCCTCCAATCCACCTACCAAGATGCACAAAAACCCCTTCCTCTCAg GTTTCAGCACTCCGTCTCCCACCAACCCTTTCCACTGCGACCATCCTCGCCTTACCCTCAACCAAATGAGGTCATCCTCCACATCGCCGCTACCTCCTCACATGGTGTCCTACAGCCCTTCGCTGCCGCTCCCGCTGCCCCCACAGCCGTCCgtcctcccttcttctcttaCACAACCCTCTGCCAGAACCCTGGACCTCCCATCCAACCTCCCGCGGCCGCTGCTCCCCCTTTCACCACGATCTGCATCCCGCTCGGAGTCACTGGCACAGAACCACAACCCCTTCCTTTGA
- the epn3b gene encoding epsin-3 isoform X4 — translation MRGSSVALRRQVKNIVHNYSEAEIKVREATSNDPWGPSSSLMSEIADLTFNVVAFAEVMGMVWKRLNDSGKNWRHVYKALTLLDYLLKTGSERVAQQCCENAFTIQTLRDFQYVDRDGRDQGANVREKARQLVCLLRDEERLHQERSQALKTKERMAGGGSSRGGGSGGGGSGGGGGGGGGGGGSVYGGIPPSYHPGRRTSQPSMAVLYGEELSRSRGSPSSFNSSSSSPRAASDLEQARPQTSGEEELQLQLALAMSREESQKSVMRDLVDIFDPAPQPDDLWDAVKSPGDVTSDPWDSVEVHSSTPVNTCWMPPPTSSDTPHPWPPHPDTYKGPWDVEPGRTRQDVSSPRSASPTDPFGEDPLLSPQINGQESSPEMSDLSRLAPPLSAPSARLCRTPEAFLGPTGASLVNLDALIPSNPPTKMHKNPFLSGFSTPSPTNPFHCDHPRLTLNQMRSSSTSPLPPHMVSYSPSLPLPLPPQPSVLPSSLTQPSARTLDLPSNLPRPLLPLSPRSASRSESLAQNHNPFL, via the exons CCCTGCGTCGGCAAGTGAAGAATATTGTGCACAACTACTCCGAAGCGGAAATCAAG GTTCGCGAGGCCACCTCCAACGACCCGTGGGGCCCGTCGTCCTCGCTTATGTCAGAGATTGCGGACCTGACCTTTAATGTAGTGGCGTTTGCTGAGGTCATGGGGATGGTGTGGAAACGGCTCAACGACAGCGGCAAGAACTGGAGGCACGTCTATAAG GCCCTGACTCTGCTGGATTACCTGCTGAAGACGGGCTCAGAGCGAGTGGCTCAGCAATGCTGCGAGAATGCCTTCACCATCCAG ACGCTACGTGACTTTCAGTACGTGGACCGTGACGGTCGAGACCAGGGGGCCAACGTGAGAGAAAAAGCACGCCAGCTGGTGTGTCTCCTCCGGGACGAGGAGCGGCTGCACCAGGAGAGGAGCCAAGCCCTGAAGACCAAAGAGCGCATGGccggggggggcagcagcagaggaggaggcagcggcggcggcggtagcggcggcggcggcggcggcggcggcggcggcggcggcagcgtgTATGGAGGAATACCCCCATCCTATCACCCCGGCAGGCGAACAAGCCAACCCAGCATGGCGGTGCTATATGGGGAGGAGCTCAGTCGCTCCAGAggttctccttcctccttcaaCT CGTCATCCTCATCTCCTCGCGCTGCCTCAGACCTGGAGCAGGCCCGACCTCAGACGAGCggcgaggaggagctgcagctccagctggccCTGGCGATGAGCAGGGAGGAGAGTCAGAAG TCAGTCATGCGTGACCTGGTGGACATATTTGACCCTGCACCTCAGCCCGACGACCTGTGGGATGCCGTAAAGTCGCCCGGCGATGTCACCTCCGACCCCTGGGactctgtag AAGTCCACTCCAGCACTCCTGTCAACACCTGTTGGATGCCACCTCCTACTTCCTCGGACACGCCCCATCCGTGGCCGCCCCACCCTGACACTTACAAAGGCCCCTGGGATGTAGAGCCTGGACGCACACGCCAAGATGTGTCCTCTCCTCGGTCCGCGAGTCCTACAG ATCCATTTGGGGAAGACCCGCTGCTGAGTCCCCAAATAAATGGACAAGAGTCCAGCCCTGAGATGTCCGACCTCTCCCGGCTGGCGCCCCCTCTCAGTGCCCCATCTGCACGTCTATGTCGAACCCCGGAAGCCTTTCTGGGTCCTACAGGGGCCTCGCTGGTCAATTTAGATGCTCTGATACCCTCCAATCCACCTACCAAGATGCACAAAAACCCCTTCCTCTCAg GTTTCAGCACTCCGTCTCCCACCAACCCTTTCCACTGCGACCATCCTCGCCTTACCCTCAACCAAATGAGGTCATCCTCCACATCGCCGCTACCTCCTCACATGGTGTCCTACAGCCCTTCGCTGCCGCTCCCGCTGCCCCCACAGCCGTCCgtcctcccttcttctcttaCACAACCCTCTGCCAGAACCCTGGACCTCCCATCCAACCTCCCGCGGCCGCTGCTCCCCCTTTCACCACGATCTGCATCCCGCTCGGAGTCACTGGCACAGAACCACAACCCCTTCCTTTGA
- the epn3b gene encoding epsin-3 isoform X3, whose product MTTAALRRQVKNIVHNYSEAEIKVREATSNDPWGPSSSLMSEIADLTFNVVAFAEVMGMVWKRLNDSGKNWRHVYKALTLLDYLLKTGSERVAQQCCENAFTIQTLRDFQYVDRDGRDQGANVREKARQLVCLLRDEERLHQERSQALKTKERMAGGGSSRGGGSGGGGSGGGGGGGGGGGGSVYGGIPPSYHPGRRTSQPSMAVLYGEELSRSRGSPSSFNSSSSSPRAASDLEQARPQTSGEEELQLQLALAMSREESQKSVMRDLVDIFDPAPQPDDLWDAVKSPGDVTSDPWDSVEVHSSTPVNTCWMPPPTSSDTPHPWPPHPDTYKGPWDVEPGRTRQDVSSPRSASPTDTELFRTKVNADPFTAANSMPDPFGEDPLLSPQINGQESSPEMSDLSRLAPPLSAPSARLCRTPEAFLGPTGASLVNLDALIPSNPPTKMHKNPFLSGFSTPSPTNPFHCDHPRLTLNQMRSSSTSPLPPHMVSYSPSLPLPLPPQPSVLPSSLTQPSARTLDLPSNLPRPLLPLSPRSASRSESLAQNHNPFL is encoded by the exons ATGACAACCGCAGCCCTGCGTCGGCAAGTGAAGAATATTGTGCACAACTACTCCGAAGCGGAAATCAAG GTTCGCGAGGCCACCTCCAACGACCCGTGGGGCCCGTCGTCCTCGCTTATGTCAGAGATTGCGGACCTGACCTTTAATGTAGTGGCGTTTGCTGAGGTCATGGGGATGGTGTGGAAACGGCTCAACGACAGCGGCAAGAACTGGAGGCACGTCTATAAG GCCCTGACTCTGCTGGATTACCTGCTGAAGACGGGCTCAGAGCGAGTGGCTCAGCAATGCTGCGAGAATGCCTTCACCATCCAG ACGCTACGTGACTTTCAGTACGTGGACCGTGACGGTCGAGACCAGGGGGCCAACGTGAGAGAAAAAGCACGCCAGCTGGTGTGTCTCCTCCGGGACGAGGAGCGGCTGCACCAGGAGAGGAGCCAAGCCCTGAAGACCAAAGAGCGCATGGccggggggggcagcagcagaggaggaggcagcggcggcggcggtagcggcggcggcggcggcggcggcggcggcggcggcggcagcgtgTATGGAGGAATACCCCCATCCTATCACCCCGGCAGGCGAACAAGCCAACCCAGCATGGCGGTGCTATATGGGGAGGAGCTCAGTCGCTCCAGAggttctccttcctccttcaaCT CGTCATCCTCATCTCCTCGCGCTGCCTCAGACCTGGAGCAGGCCCGACCTCAGACGAGCggcgaggaggagctgcagctccagctggccCTGGCGATGAGCAGGGAGGAGAGTCAGAAG TCAGTCATGCGTGACCTGGTGGACATATTTGACCCTGCACCTCAGCCCGACGACCTGTGGGATGCCGTAAAGTCGCCCGGCGATGTCACCTCCGACCCCTGGGactctgtag AAGTCCACTCCAGCACTCCTGTCAACACCTGTTGGATGCCACCTCCTACTTCCTCGGACACGCCCCATCCGTGGCCGCCCCACCCTGACACTTACAAAGGCCCCTGGGATGTAGAGCCTGGACGCACACGCCAAGATGTGTCCTCTCCTCGGTCCGCGAGTCCTACAG ATACTGAGCTCTTTAGAACAAAGGTGAATGCTGACCCGTTTACAGCAGCCAATTCTATGCCAGATCCATTTGGGGAAGACCCGCTGCTGAGTCCCCAAATAAATGGACAAGAGTCCAGCCCTGAGATGTCCGACCTCTCCCGGCTGGCGCCCCCTCTCAGTGCCCCATCTGCACGTCTATGTCGAACCCCGGAAGCCTTTCTGGGTCCTACAGGGGCCTCGCTGGTCAATTTAGATGCTCTGATACCCTCCAATCCACCTACCAAGATGCACAAAAACCCCTTCCTCTCAg GTTTCAGCACTCCGTCTCCCACCAACCCTTTCCACTGCGACCATCCTCGCCTTACCCTCAACCAAATGAGGTCATCCTCCACATCGCCGCTACCTCCTCACATGGTGTCCTACAGCCCTTCGCTGCCGCTCCCGCTGCCCCCACAGCCGTCCgtcctcccttcttctcttaCACAACCCTCTGCCAGAACCCTGGACCTCCCATCCAACCTCCCGCGGCCGCTGCTCCCCCTTTCACCACGATCTGCATCCCGCTCGGAGTCACTGGCACAGAACCACAACCCCTTCCTTTGA
- the epn3b gene encoding epsin-3 isoform X1, which produces MRGSSVALRRQVKNIVHNYSEAEIKVREATSNDPWGPSSSLMSEIADLTFNVVAFAEVMGMVWKRLNDSGKNWRHVYKALTLLDYLLKTGSERVAQQCCENAFTIQTLRDFQYVDRDGRDQGANVREKARQLVCLLRDEERLHQERSQALKTKERMAGGGSSRGGGSGGGGSGGGGGGGGGGGGSVYGGIPPSYHPGRRTSQPSMAVLYGEELSRSRGSPSSFNSSSSSPRAASDLEQARPQTSGEEELQLQLALAMSREESQKSVMRDLVDIFDPAPQPDDLWDAVKSPGDVTSDPWDSVEVHSSTPVNTCWMPPPTSSDTPHPWPPHPDTYKGPWDVEPGRTRQDVSSPRSASPTDTELFRTKVNADPFTAANSMPDPFGEDPLLSPQINGQESSPEMSDLSRLAPPLSAPSARLCRTPEAFLGPTGASLVNLDALIPSNPPTKMHKNPFLSGFSTPSPTNPFHCDHPRLTLNQMRSSSTSPLPPHMVSYSPSLPLPLPPQPSVLPSSLTQPSARTLDLPSNLPRPLLPLSPRSASRSESLAQNHNPFL; this is translated from the exons CCCTGCGTCGGCAAGTGAAGAATATTGTGCACAACTACTCCGAAGCGGAAATCAAG GTTCGCGAGGCCACCTCCAACGACCCGTGGGGCCCGTCGTCCTCGCTTATGTCAGAGATTGCGGACCTGACCTTTAATGTAGTGGCGTTTGCTGAGGTCATGGGGATGGTGTGGAAACGGCTCAACGACAGCGGCAAGAACTGGAGGCACGTCTATAAG GCCCTGACTCTGCTGGATTACCTGCTGAAGACGGGCTCAGAGCGAGTGGCTCAGCAATGCTGCGAGAATGCCTTCACCATCCAG ACGCTACGTGACTTTCAGTACGTGGACCGTGACGGTCGAGACCAGGGGGCCAACGTGAGAGAAAAAGCACGCCAGCTGGTGTGTCTCCTCCGGGACGAGGAGCGGCTGCACCAGGAGAGGAGCCAAGCCCTGAAGACCAAAGAGCGCATGGccggggggggcagcagcagaggaggaggcagcggcggcggcggtagcggcggcggcggcggcggcggcggcggcggcggcggcagcgtgTATGGAGGAATACCCCCATCCTATCACCCCGGCAGGCGAACAAGCCAACCCAGCATGGCGGTGCTATATGGGGAGGAGCTCAGTCGCTCCAGAggttctccttcctccttcaaCT CGTCATCCTCATCTCCTCGCGCTGCCTCAGACCTGGAGCAGGCCCGACCTCAGACGAGCggcgaggaggagctgcagctccagctggccCTGGCGATGAGCAGGGAGGAGAGTCAGAAG TCAGTCATGCGTGACCTGGTGGACATATTTGACCCTGCACCTCAGCCCGACGACCTGTGGGATGCCGTAAAGTCGCCCGGCGATGTCACCTCCGACCCCTGGGactctgtag AAGTCCACTCCAGCACTCCTGTCAACACCTGTTGGATGCCACCTCCTACTTCCTCGGACACGCCCCATCCGTGGCCGCCCCACCCTGACACTTACAAAGGCCCCTGGGATGTAGAGCCTGGACGCACACGCCAAGATGTGTCCTCTCCTCGGTCCGCGAGTCCTACAG ATACTGAGCTCTTTAGAACAAAGGTGAATGCTGACCCGTTTACAGCAGCCAATTCTATGCCAGATCCATTTGGGGAAGACCCGCTGCTGAGTCCCCAAATAAATGGACAAGAGTCCAGCCCTGAGATGTCCGACCTCTCCCGGCTGGCGCCCCCTCTCAGTGCCCCATCTGCACGTCTATGTCGAACCCCGGAAGCCTTTCTGGGTCCTACAGGGGCCTCGCTGGTCAATTTAGATGCTCTGATACCCTCCAATCCACCTACCAAGATGCACAAAAACCCCTTCCTCTCAg GTTTCAGCACTCCGTCTCCCACCAACCCTTTCCACTGCGACCATCCTCGCCTTACCCTCAACCAAATGAGGTCATCCTCCACATCGCCGCTACCTCCTCACATGGTGTCCTACAGCCCTTCGCTGCCGCTCCCGCTGCCCCCACAGCCGTCCgtcctcccttcttctcttaCACAACCCTCTGCCAGAACCCTGGACCTCCCATCCAACCTCCCGCGGCCGCTGCTCCCCCTTTCACCACGATCTGCATCCCGCTCGGAGTCACTGGCACAGAACCACAACCCCTTCCTTTGA